A region of Toxorhynchites rutilus septentrionalis strain SRP chromosome 1, ASM2978413v1, whole genome shotgun sequence DNA encodes the following proteins:
- the LOC129768667 gene encoding elongation factor 1-gamma — MAGTLYTYPENFRAYKALIAAQFSGAKVTVASDFVFGQTNKTEGFLKKFPLGKVPAFETADGKCLTESNAIAYYVANEQLRGKTDLEKAEVLSFLSFADNELMIPVQAWLFPVIGITVYKKNEVERAKQDLKAALDALNARLTHQTFLVGERLTLADIVVFATLLSAFESLFDPTFRAPFGSVTRWFTTVLNQPQVKAVVKTITLCAKVAEIDPKKVIEFHAKTSTAAPKKEKKEKQQPAKKEQPAAKKEPEPAEEMDAADLALAEEPKSKDPFDALPKGTFNFDDFKRCYSNEDESKSIPYFWEKFDPENYSIWYGEYKYADELTKVFMSCNLITGMFQRLDKMRKQAFASVCLFGEDNNSTISGVWVWRGQDLAFTLSPDWQIDYETYDWKKLDAKSEETKKLVAQYFAWTGEDKSGRKFNQGKIFK; from the exons ATGGCTGGT ACCCTATACACTTACCCGGAAAACTTTCGCGCATACAAAGCGCTGATTGCGGCCCAATTCTCCGGCGCTAAGGTGACCGTCGCATCGGACTTCGTTTTCGGCCAGACCAATAAGACCGAGGGATTCTTGAAAAAGTTCCCCCTTGGAAAG GTTCCGGCTTTTGAGACAGCTGATGGTAAGTGTTTAACTGAGAGCAATGCAATCGCTTATTACGTTGCAAATGAACAGCTGCGTGGGAAGACGGATCTCGAGAAGGCTGAGGTTCTCTCGTTCCTGTCGTTTGCGGATAATGAGCTGATGATTCCGGTGCAGGCTTGGCTCTTCCCAGTTATCGGAATCACCGTATACAAGAAAAATGAGGTTGAGCGTGCCAAGCAGGACCTGAAGGCCGCCCTGGATGCTCTGAATGCTCGTCTCACTCACCAAACTTTCCTTGTCGGAGAACGCTTGACGCTGGCCGATATTGTCGTTTTTGCCACGTTGCTGAGTGCTTTCGAAAGTCTTTTCGATCCTACCTTCCGTGCTCCCTTCGGAAGTGTCACACGTTGGTTCACGACAGTTCTGAACCAGCCGCAGGTTAAGGCTGTCGTGAAGACCATCACATTGTGCGCGAAGGTCGCTGAAATCGACCCGAAGAAGGTTATCGAGTTCCATGCTAAGACCTCAACGGCTGCcccgaaaaaagagaagaaggAGAAACAACAGCCCGCAAAGAAGGAACAGCCAGCAGCGAAGAAGGAGCCCGAGCCGGCCGAAGAGATGGATGCCGCTGACTTAGCTCTGGCAGAAGAACCCAAATCCAAGGATCCGTTCGATGCTCTGCCCAAAGGAACATTCAACTTTGACGATTTCAAGCGTTGCTACTCCAACGAAGATGAGTCCAAGTCAATCCCATACTTCTGGGAGAAGTTCGACCCGGAGAACTATTCCATCTGGTACGGTGAATACAAATACGCCGATGAGCTGACCAAGGTGTTTATGAGTTGCAATTTGATCACGGGAATGTTCCAGCGGTTGGATAAAATGCGCAAGCAAGCATTTGCCTCGGTCTGTCTTTTCGGAGAGGACAACAACAGCACAATTTCCGGTGTTTGGGTCTGGCGCGGTCAGGATCTCGCCTTCACTCTGTCACCTGACTGGCAGATAGACTACGAGACGTACGACTGGAAGAAGCTGGATGCCAAATCCGAGGAGACGAAGAAGTTGGTGGCACAGTACTTCGCTTGGACCGGGGAGGACAAGAGTGGTCGCAAGTTTAACCAGGGCAAGATTTTCAAATAA